In one Cronobacter dublinensis subsp. dublinensis LMG 23823 genomic region, the following are encoded:
- the fabR gene encoding HTH-type transcriptional repressor FabR: MMGVRAQQKERTRRSLVEAAFSQLSAERSFASLSLREVAREAGIAPTSFYRHFRDVDELGLTMVDESGLMLRQLMRQARQRIAKGGSVIRTSVSTFMEFIGNNPNAFRLLLRERSGTSAAFRAAVAREIQHFIAELADYLELENHMPRAFTEAQAEAMVTIVFSAGAEALDVGPEQRGQLEERLVLQLRMISKGAYYWYRREQEKMAQYSDK, translated from the coding sequence GTGATGGGCGTCAGAGCGCAACAGAAAGAACGAACCCGGCGATCGCTGGTGGAAGCCGCGTTTAGCCAGCTAAGCGCGGAAAGAAGTTTTGCCAGCCTGAGCCTGCGTGAAGTGGCGCGCGAGGCCGGTATCGCGCCGACCTCGTTTTACCGTCACTTCCGGGACGTGGACGAGCTGGGCCTGACGATGGTGGATGAAAGCGGCCTGATGCTGCGCCAGCTGATGCGCCAGGCGCGCCAGCGCATCGCTAAAGGCGGTAGCGTTATCCGCACGTCGGTCTCCACCTTTATGGAATTTATCGGCAATAACCCGAACGCCTTCCGGCTGCTGCTGCGTGAGCGCTCCGGCACCTCGGCGGCATTTCGTGCCGCCGTCGCGCGTGAAATCCAGCATTTCATCGCGGAACTTGCCGATTATCTGGAACTCGAAAATCACATGCCGCGCGCGTTTACCGAAGCTCAGGCGGAGGCGATGGTCACTATCGTCTTTAGCGCAGGCGCGGAAGCGCTTGATGTGGGCCCGGAACAGCGTGGGCAATTAGAAGAGCGACTGGTGTTGCAGCTGCGCATGATCTCTAAAGGCGCTTACTACTGGTACCGTCGCGAACAAGAAAAGATGGCGCAATATTCCGATAAGTGA
- a CDS encoding YijD family membrane protein, which translates to MRTTTQEKGTLLLALIAGLSINGTCAALFSSIVPFSIFPIISLALTVYCLHQRYLNRTMPVGLPGIAAACFILGVLLYSAVVRAEYPAIGSNFLPSVLSVVLLFWIGFRLRRRKARYEE; encoded by the coding sequence ATGAGAACCACGACACAAGAAAAGGGTACGCTGCTGCTGGCGCTGATCGCCGGTCTGTCGATTAACGGCACCTGCGCGGCGCTGTTCAGCTCCATCGTGCCTTTCTCGATTTTCCCGATTATTTCGCTGGCGCTGACGGTCTATTGCCTGCATCAGCGTTATCTGAACCGCACCATGCCGGTGGGCCTGCCAGGCATCGCCGCCGCCTGCTTTATTCTGGGCGTGTTGTTGTACAGCGCCGTGGTGCGCGCCGAATATCCGGCGATTGGCTCTAACTTCCTGCCGTCGGTGCTGTCGGTGGTACTGCTGTTCTGGATAGGCTTTCGCCTGCGTCGGCGCAAGGCGCGCTACGAAGAGTAA